A stretch of DNA from Jiangella alba:
GGATCTCGTCCGCACGCTCCGCGAGCTCGGCGTCGACCTCGCGACCGTCCGGCAGGTCCTCGACCGGACGCTGTCGCTGGCCGACATGGCGACGGCGCACGCCGCCGCCCTGGACGCGCAGATCCGGCTGCTCCGGACCCGCCGTTCGGTGCTGCGAGCGGTGGCCGCGCTGGGGATCGATGACCACGAGGAGCTGGATCTCATGAACCGCCTGGCCCACCTGTCCGCCGCCGAACGGCAGCAGATCATCGACGACTACTGGTCGTCGGCCTTCGAGGGCCTGGAGCCCGACCCTTCGTTCGTCGAGCACATGCGATCCGTCCGGGTCGACCTGCCCGACGACCCCACCCCGGCACAGGTCGAGGCCTGGGTCGAGCTGGCCGAGCTGGTGCAGGACCCGTCCTACCGGGCCAGGGTCCGGCAGATGGCCGAGGCCGGCGCCGCTGCCGGCTCGGGTTCGGGTTCGGGTTCGACGGGCTCGGGCTCTGCGTCGTCCGGCTCGGGCTCCGGCTCGCCTGGCGCGGGCTCCGCTCCGTCCGGCTCGGGCGCGGGCTCCGCTCCGTCCGGCTCGGGCGCGGGCTCCGCTCCGTCCGGCCCGTCGCCGGAGGAGATGGCGCTCTACCAGAGCGTGTCCGAGCTCGTGACCCCGCTCCAGTCAGCCGACGTCCCGCCGGTCTCGCCGGAGGGCCGGCTGGTCGCCGACCAGTTGGCGCCCCGCTTCGCCCACGCCCGCGGCGTCGACGACGACGCGGACTTCCGGCGGGAGCTGGGCGAGCAGATCGCCCTCTTCTCCGACCGCCGGGTCGAGCGGTACTGGGAGCTCGTCGGCATCATCAACGGCTGGCCGGCCGCCCAGGTCAGCTCCGGAAGCGTGGCCGCCATGGAGTGGTTCGCTCGGGCGCTGATCGGGTCGGCCACCGAGTAACGGCCCCGCGCGCCGGTTGGGGCGGCGCCTGCGGGTTTCGGTGCTGTCTTCGTCGAGTGGCGGTCCCGTCCCGCCGGCTTCGGCGCTGTCTTCGTCGAGTGGCGGTCGCGCCTGGCGGTTTCGGCGCTGTCCGCGTCGAGTAGCGGTCCCGCCCGCCGACTTCGCCGCCGGCCTTCGCCGAGTACGCGCCCCGCGCTCCGGCGGGGCGGGTGCCCGCGCCTGCTGGGGGCCTGCGCCGGCGGGGCGGGTGCCCGCGCCCGTCGAGCGTTTCGGCCGCGGTCGGGTCCCCTCCCGTCTGGGTGGGTGACCCACCCTACGCGCGGGCGCCGACAACGTCGGCCGAACGGAGCCGCGTCCGGTCCCCGACCTGCCTGGCGCGGCGCGCATGAGAGCATCGTCGCCGTGACGACGCTGCCGTGGCCGCCGGACTGGCGGCGTCCGCCCCTCGGCGGCTGGCTCGGCGTCGTCGTGTTCGGTGCTGTTGCGGCGTTCCTGGTGCTGGCGGCGGCGATCGCGGCCACCGGTCGGCAGTGGGTCGCGGTGGCCGTGATCGGCGGCGTCCTGCTGGTGCTCGCCCCGATCGCCGCCGCCAGCCGGCCCCGTCGCCCCGCGTTCGCCACCGAGGTGTCGCTCGACCTGGACGGGCGCCGGCAGACCGGCGTGCGGTTCCCCGTCCTCCCGACGTCGCCGCTGGTGAGCCTGGCGTTGGCGGTTCTGGGGCTGGCGATCCTCGGGCTCGGGGTCGCGGCGCTCGTCATCGCGGTGGCGGACGGTGACTGGTCGGCGGTGGTGGGCTTCGTCGTGCTGCTGCTCGTCGGGTCGGTGCTGGCGCTCGGCGGGATCGTCGGGCTGATCGCCTCCCGGAGGCGCCTGGGGCTGGACCTCACGCCGTCGCACCTGGTCGTCGGGCTGGGCGGCGATCCCGTCGAGCTGACCTGGGAGCAGGTCGACCGCATCGGCACCACGTCGATCCGCTACGGCTTCGGCCTGGCGCCGGTGCAGAACTGG
This window harbors:
- a CDS encoding MerR family transcriptional regulator encodes the protein MNDDDAFLSIGDLARRTGLPVKTIRYYADIGLVPPTDRSPAGYRRYDAVALARLDLVRTLRELGVDLATVRQVLDRTLSLADMATAHAAALDAQIRLLRTRRSVLRAVAALGIDDHEELDLMNRLAHLSAAERQQIIDDYWSSAFEGLEPDPSFVEHMRSVRVDLPDDPTPAQVEAWVELAELVQDPSYRARVRQMAEAGAAAGSGSGSGSTGSGSASSGSGSGSPGAGSAPSGSGAGSAPSGSGAGSAPSGPSPEEMALYQSVSELVTPLQSADVPPVSPEGRLVADQLAPRFAHARGVDDDADFRRELGEQIALFSDRRVERYWELVGIINGWPAAQVSSGSVAAMEWFARALIGSATE